DNA from Branchiostoma lanceolatum isolate klBraLanc5 chromosome 6, klBraLanc5.hap2, whole genome shotgun sequence:
ATACATAGAAGGCATCTCGTTACGTGTTGTTTGCAGTTCTTTCTAAACGAGCCATACACGTACCACAGGACCCATACGTTAGATTGTTGACGAAATTCTCAGGATTTGTAGGTGAGAAATCAATGGCTGTAGactaaacatttatttttatgATTGACGTGTAGGTGGTGGAACACTGATCAGTGCGGGAAGACGTTTGGGGTGAACGGTACCAACGTCACCCTAGGAGTCAACGGGACCAACTCGACGGACTTCACCCGTGTCAGCGCCAGTCACGAGTTTTGGACGTAAGTTGCTGGAGTCTTTACTGTAGCAATGGCTTCccgtaaacaacaacaacaaccaacaCCGACCTCGTTTTCGTGCGTCTCACGCCCTCTCGCGAGACCCTATCGACGCGAGAGTAATGTCGAACGGGATCGAAAAATATGCATATTTCTCTACAACTTCGACATATTCAGTCAACAATTTTACAACAATTCTGTGTCCCTTTCACCTATGTAACCGTTTTTATTTTTACCTCCAGTCATAAGGTCTTGCAGCTGAGTTCGGGGATAGACAAGATGGGGACGGTACGTTGGGacctggccctgtgtctgctaCTGGCATGGATCATCGTCGGCGCTTGTCTTATCAAGGGTGTGAAGTCTTCGGGCAAGGTAAATGGATTCTTTCAGTTGGTATAGGTGTGCTTGCCATTTTAAAGCCTTACTCTTATAGCTTGTGtacattatgtttttgttttgaaaagtctGTGTCTATATACAAGTTTGTGATGCTGTAAGTCGgtacaaattaaagaaatacCACCTTACGTTGTTGCATCTACTCATTATGTCTATGTCTGTTGCCTTGGTTTTCTTCAGGTCGTGTATTTCACTGCTACTTTCCCCTTCGTGGTGCTGTTCATCCTGTTCTTCCGCGGCGTCACGCTTGAGGGCGCTGAGCGCGGGATCCGGTTCTACATCATCCCCGAGTGGAGCAGACTAGCCGAGTCCAAGGTACAGCCCTTTTTGGAACAGAGTCGTATGGAGTTTGGATAGTTGAGAAGGCTCTATTACTAGTATACGTACGTGCCGAACTATGTAAAGAGAGTCATCGTATACAAGTTTCTGTCATTTATGTAAAGAATGAAGGAGGTTGGTCCGAACACGAAAACCCTGCGGGACTCCGGCTAGACGAAACTCCCATTCTGTAACCACCCGTTGTGAACGTTAGCGCCTATTTATTGTTATTctgtccatgtccatgtccaAACGTCCACTCCATTTATATTTTTTGTCAGCAAAGCATTGCTAAAACCACATGGCTAGTTAGGCAGTCATGTGCGTCAAAAGCAATAGATGAAATAAAAGTAAATAATATTTGTCTCTACATTGTTTCCCATCTTTTAGGTATGGGGAGATGCGGCGATTCAAATTTTCTACTCCCTTGGTCTCGCCTTCGGAAGCCTTGCGACTTTGTCCAGCTACAACAAGTTCCACAACAACGTTATGAGGTATTTAAGAAAGTGTACTTTAAAAGTTTATGTCAATTCTGCTTTCTTCATTGTTTCCCGTTTTGCAACATCGAATGCCATTGGTCACTCTGAATGCTAATTTGTCACTGATTGGTCAACAGGGACGCCTTGATCATCGCCGTCGGTAACTGCTTCACGAGCGTTTTCTCGGGATTTGTTATCTTCTCGATCATTGGCCACATGTCCTTCATGCTGGACGTTCCGGTTGACAAGGTTGCTGACGAAGGTAAACTTTTGTTTGATCTAGAAGTAAAtctttctttgattttgaattgTGACAAAAACTCCTAAACAAATACTTTTAATATCAGTAATTTGCAACTGGTAAAATACGAATAGTGTCAATAGCATTGGTTATGTATTAAATCTAATAAAGTACAGCGCAAGTTTCTCAGCCTAAACCCAGTCAGTCCATCCCACTACTGACACCAGGTTTGAGGAGTAACAGAGAACACACATCATGTATTTTTGAAGAATTAACATGTATCAGTGACATCTCTGATTCTAACACACCTATGCGTCCCTGTAGGTCCCGGTCTTGCCTTCGTTGCCTACCCTGAAGCCATCTCCCTTTTGCCGATTTCCACTCTCTGGGCGATACTGTTCTTCCTGATGTTACTAACTCTGGGTTTGGACAGCCAGGTGAATACCTATTACTGCACATGTATACTTCTGTTTCCGCTTTCtgtagcatatacatgtaggtaaattCAACACCCAAAAGGGTATATTTTCTCCGTAAATGAATGCTATATCTGTAATGTGCTATACGTTTGCTTCTGTcgttttcttagattttttgCCAAAAGTACGTATGCTATGACAAAAACATGCTATGTTTGGTGGACAGCAGCAAGCGACCTTTTTTCTCTACAAGTGACTTGCTTAAGTAAGCCATAGCTGCTGAATGTTAGATAAAATAAATGACCTTAGTAGATCTGCAAAGCTTTACAGTAGTACCCTAAATAGCTAGGCCATATATACTAGTAGGCCATCGGGATAGCTTCATATTGAAATGCAAGTCGTAATATCTCTGCGTTTATGCGGGAATgagttttgaagaaaaaaatcattgtaagtttttctttgttttctgcaAAGTTTGCGATGATGGAAACCGTGATCACGGCGGTTATTGACGAGTACCCCGAGTATCTCAGGCCGAAGAAGAGCATCGTCGTACTGGGACTGTGTGTCATCGGCTACCTACTGGCTCTTCCACAAACCACCAGCGTACGTATGGCATTAAACGTACTATATTTCCTCTGACTTTGATACAAAGGGGTAATACTAATAGAGtccagtcacgtttgggaccgcatccatGCCCTTCGTCACAATTATAAAGCGGCAAGGAATTGTAGAGTCCATTATTTTTCAGTCTTTTCCAGAATGTTGGAATAATATATTTTTAGAAACTTTAGTATTTGTCACAGAGCGGCAACGAGTAATAGAGTCCAGCCACGTTTGTGACCGCATCCTTCCCCTACCTCACAAAGTGGCAAGAAATTGTAGAGTCCATTATTTCCCGAGTGTTGGAATGTATTTTTAAATGTTTAGTATTTGTCACAAAGCGGCAAAGAGAAGTATggtcagtcacgtttgggaccgcaacCAAAGGTTTCAAGGAATGTCCATTTCATTTCGCCCCGACGAAGGACTTTTAAAGAATATTGAAGTGTATTTTTGAATGCTAACAAATACTTTTTTCTTGTCTCTCTCAGGCCGGTATGTACTGGCTACAGCTGCTGGATTGGTACAGTGCCGGGTTCTCTCTTATGGTCATCTCCCTCTGCCTGACGATCGCCATCCAGTACGTCTACGGTAAGGCATCTTGAAaacaatgtcttttttttacctccgtactgttttcggtgtgtctgtgtcctctgtattttctatatgctagtcacgttcgACACAGAAAGACAAGAGGTTGTTAGGGTTACTAGAGTGTCCGGAAATGTTGAGATTTGACAGAATTAGAAATTTATCAACATGTGGTGACAACTGACAGAcattgaacaaatgaacaagcCTGCTATTTTATGGGCAGGTATTGTTTTTCTCGGGGTTTTTTCCCAGtgatatgtatttttccacatGCTAGTTATCCGTAGCAATGAAAGttacacttttcaaaaacaaaaaatctttTTGTCGTTTTAATATAACGTATTTAGTACCTTTGCTCTTCCCACAATACCAACTACCAGTGGTGTACGCAACGATGGCAAAATTACAAAGCAGCTCACGGACTGAAACGTCAGACCGTtttagccagttgcttgagcaacgtTTGCATTGAGTAAACTCATTATTTCTCTACTGGCCTTTTTGCTTGTAATTATCAGTATTTTCAAGACGGTTTTTCAATTCCCGGCCTTCTTCGGCCATTGCAAGTGCAGTACTAGTTATAATGAGATAAAGGGGTTGATTACATTGGACTTTTTGCTGCTAAGCGTTTATTGATGGCAGGAAACATTTAGGAATAAGTACGTCTGCCCTTGAAATTTACGAACTCAATTTCAATTACGTATTGATTTATTACACACGTTTTGGGTGTTTTCACTAAAAGCTCGGAAAAGAAACCTACTCCGTGTAACCACAGGGGAAACCCTTATTTGAAGCACGGTGAAATTGTATGGTCGTCTTTTACGACATTTTCTTGACGAGATGTTGTAAAAGTGAGAAGAAATGTGGCAGGTGGCGGCCCATTGTCTGGAAACGCGTTAATGTGCAAGAAGCGAGTTTACGGCCCTAAAAGTAGCATAACCTCAATACATCACTCGTGCTTCTTCAGAAAGGTATACCCACTTGTGTCCTAACGTTTGGTCAAGATAGAGAGCGGCTTCCTAGCTAAATGTCAATTTTACCGTCGTTTGACCAAGAAAGATAGCATCGATATTTGAATACAGCATGTGAATtagaaaagtgtgtgtgtgggggggggggggttgtttcGAAGACCTAAAATTGTAACGAATTTATTCATCAAATCTACTTAAAGAATCGACCAATCAAAGCACGGAAATGATATTTAACAGGCTTCTTATATATGGCATTATTCTTGCCCTTTTAGCTGTTAGCGTTGTTGAACATTGTAactgtttttttattattattttatatCACTTTTGGAGAAACAAGggcgacgtggcactgcactctcGTTTTATAATTCATTTTAACAGttccacgtacagagaacaataacccaatttttacacctgggtagagtagGGAAAGTCGTATTAAGTGCCTTCCCAAGGGAACatcatcggtggcgtcaggggagtAACTGTTTGAAAGTTTTCCGCTGTAGACGGGTTAACTTTTGTCGGCGCCATTCTTTCTAGGCAAACCGTCCTGTTACCTTATAAGGTAAAGAGTCAAACCGTACGCCCTGCATCACGTGACCGACCTCATGCAAATTTAATCAAAGGACGCCTTATCATCAATAAGGTTTTGTCAGCAAATTCCCTCTTGCAAGGACTTTGTGTCATTGGCAATCCGTACAATGCCAGTCAAGGTCATGTAATTTCTCTCTCGTGCAAATTTGTGGCAGGAAATGGAATATTGAATAGATTATTGCATcaatttgtttgatttgataGGGCCTCGCTGCCTTTAAATTTCCCCTTATACTCAACGATATCATCCATCAATCGGAATGCATTACGGAACACTACGAGTTCGTTTCAAATTTGTGTTTGGTCTCTTTTGTTTTTGAATTAGATTGTGAATCACTGAGTGTCATGTTTGTCTTATAATTTCAACTTAAATTCTAAATCACTGGGTGTCATATTTGTCTTTTAATTTCAAATTAAATTCTAAATNNNNNNNNNNNNNNNNNNNNNNNNNNNNNNNNNNNNNNNNNNNNNNNNNNNNNNNNNNNNNNNNNNNNNNNNNNNNNNNNNNNNNNNNNNNNNNNNNNNNCGACCCGTACAgcaagtacgcaattcagccagtTGGCTGCTACGTACtaactgctatgttgttttagcaataaaCCTTTCTACATTCTACATAAATTATAATCCTACAGTTGGTAGAATTTGCTGTGAATACAGTTTGTGGTCGACGTTTTCTTGCGAATTTCTGCTAATGTTTATCATGGTCTCCCAACACAGTTCATCTTCGAATTTCTGCTAATACAAATTTTTATGGTCTCCCCACACagttcatcttcatcttct
Protein-coding regions in this window:
- the LOC136436410 gene encoding sodium-dependent proline transporter-like isoform X6, whose protein sequence is MGRNEVSQPASADGGDENADRGNWTGKLDFLLSGLGFAIGLGNVWRFPYLCYRNGGGAFLIPYVIMLGCAGLPLFFMELSFGQFASLGPITIWNISPIFKGVGYAMVVVSALVCIYYNVIIAWALYYLFASFTNVLPWTLCNQWWNTDQCGKTFGVNGTNVTLGVNGTNSTDFTRVSASHEFWTHKVLQLSSGIDKMGTVRWDLALCLLLAWIIVGACLIKGVKSSGKVVYFTATFPFVVLFILFFRGVTLEGAERGIRFYIIPEWSRLAESKVWGDAAIQIFYSLGLAFGSLATLSSYNKFHNNVMRDALIIAVGNCFTSVFSGFVIFSIIGHMSFMLDVPVDKVADEGPGLAFVAYPEAISLLPISTLWAILFFLMLLTLGLDSQFAMMETVITAVIDEYPEYLRPKKSIVVLGLCVIGYLLALPQTTSAGMYWLQLLDWYSAGFSLMVISLCLTIAIQYVYGMKRFSKDIKTMLGFEPPIYFKVCWVAITPALLLFILIFNIVQFNPVTYGDYEYPNWAEIMGLLMGLSSCLLIPLVAIIQVCRQKGSLLERIKAAAQPSPDWGPALEDHRQEMMKVYAGKYGVEVPLEGAPNKGADLPPDYTTATTLPRNDINVPFSVAGQMNGLPVVTKL
- the LOC136436410 gene encoding sodium-dependent proline transporter-like isoform X4; its protein translation is MGCKIGKRNEVSQPASADGGDENADRGNWTGKLDFLLSGLGFAIGLGNVWRFPYLCYRNGGGAFLIPYVIMLGCAGLPLFFMELSFGQFASLGPITIWNISPIFKGVGYAMVVVSALVCIYYNVIIAWALYYLFASFTNVLPWTLCNQWWNTDQCGKTFGVNGTNVTLGVNGTNSTDFTRVSASHEFWTHKVLQLSSGIDKMGTVRWDLALCLLLAWIIVGACLIKGVKSSGKVVYFTATFPFVVLFILFFRGVTLEGAERGIRFYIIPEWSRLAESKVWGDAAIQIFYSLGLAFGSLATLSSYNKFHNNVMRDALIIAVGNCFTSVFSGFVIFSIIGHMSFMLDVPVDKVADEGPGLAFVAYPEAISLLPISTLWAILFFLMLLTLGLDSQFAMMETVITAVIDEYPEYLRPKKSIVVLGLCVIGYLLALPQTTSAGMYWLQLLDWYSAGFSLMVISLCLTIAIQYVYGMKRFSKDIKTMLGFEPPIYFKVCWVAITPALLLFILIFNIVQFNPVTYGDYEYPNWAEIMGLLMGLSSCLLIPLVAIIQVCRQKGSLLERIKAAAQPSPDWGPALEDHRQEMMKVYAGKYGVEVPLEGAPNKGADLPPDYTTATTLPRNDINVPFSVAGQMNGLPVVTKL
- the LOC136436410 gene encoding sodium-dependent proline transporter-like isoform X8, encoding MLGCAGLPLFFMELSFGQFASLGPITIWNISPIFKGVGYAMVVVSALVCIYYNVIIAWALYYLFASFTNVLPWTLCNQWWNTDQCGKTFGVNGTNVTLGVNGTNSTDFTRVSASHEFWTHKVLQLSSGIDKMGTVRWDLALCLLLAWIIVGACLIKGVKSSGKVVYFTATFPFVVLFILFFRGVTLEGAERGIRFYIIPEWSRLAESKVWGDAAIQIFYSLGLAFGSLATLSSYNKFHNNVMRDALIIAVGNCFTSVFSGFVIFSIIGHMSFMLDVPVDKVADEGPGLAFVAYPEAISLLPISTLWAILFFLMLLTLGLDSQFAMMETVITAVIDEYPEYLRPKKSIVVLGLCVIGYLLALPQTTSAGMYWLQLLDWYSAGFSLMVISLCLTIAIQYVYGMKRFSKDIKTMLGFEPPIYFKVCWVAITPALLLFILIFNIVQFNPVTYGDYEYPNWAEIMGLLMGLSSCLLIPLVAIIQVCRQKGSLLERIKAAAQPSPDWGPALEDHRQEMMKVYAGKYGVEVPLEGAPNKGADLPPDYTTATTLPRNDINVPFSVAGQMNGLPVVTKL